The following are encoded in a window of Sutcliffiella horikoshii genomic DNA:
- a CDS encoding aminotransferase A, whose translation MEHLINSNVKDIEISGIRKFFNLVAKYDDVLSLTIGQPDFPTPTHVKEAGKAAIEMNKTVYTPNAGIPELRKAATEFVTKKYKMDYDPETELIVSIGASQGIDIAFRTILEPETEVILPGPVYPGYEPIIKLCGAIPVHIDTRETGFQLTADLIEKNITEKTRCIILPYPSNPTGAALPETELRKIADLLQDKDIFILSDEIYSELVFEGKHQSIATLPGMREKTIVINGVSKSHSMTGWRIGLVFGPEYVMKQMLKVHQYNVSCASSVSQYAALQALTTGINDAEDMKVQYQERMNYVYGRLGEMGLEVVKPSGAFYLFPSIEKYKMKSFDFALKLVEEAGVAVVPGSAFSELGEGYVRLSYAYDMQTLEKAMDRMERFLKNL comes from the coding sequence ATGGAACATCTAATCAACTCGAATGTAAAAGATATAGAAATTTCAGGGATTCGAAAGTTTTTCAACCTTGTAGCAAAATATGATGATGTACTTTCACTTACCATCGGGCAACCCGATTTTCCTACTCCAACACATGTAAAAGAAGCCGGCAAAGCTGCCATTGAAATGAATAAAACCGTGTATACACCTAATGCTGGCATCCCTGAACTTAGGAAGGCTGCCACTGAGTTTGTTACAAAGAAATACAAGATGGATTATGACCCTGAGACTGAATTGATTGTTTCCATTGGTGCCAGTCAAGGGATTGATATTGCATTTCGTACCATTTTAGAACCGGAAACGGAAGTGATTTTACCTGGGCCAGTCTATCCAGGTTACGAACCTATTATAAAACTTTGCGGGGCGATACCTGTTCATATCGATACGAGAGAGACTGGTTTTCAATTAACAGCAGATCTAATAGAAAAAAATATTACGGAAAAAACACGTTGTATCATTCTACCTTATCCATCTAACCCGACTGGTGCAGCATTACCAGAAACGGAATTAAGAAAAATTGCAGACCTGTTGCAAGACAAGGATATTTTTATTTTGTCAGATGAAATATATAGTGAACTTGTTTTTGAGGGCAAGCATCAATCTATTGCCACCCTCCCCGGCATGCGAGAGAAAACCATCGTCATCAATGGTGTATCCAAATCCCATTCCATGACAGGTTGGAGAATAGGGCTTGTATTTGGTCCTGAATATGTGATGAAACAGATGTTAAAGGTACATCAGTACAACGTTTCCTGCGCGAGTTCCGTCTCTCAATACGCCGCATTACAGGCTTTAACAACAGGAATTAATGATGCAGAGGATATGAAAGTACAGTATCAAGAGAGAATGAACTATGTGTATGGACGCCTTGGGGAAATGGGGCTTGAGGTAGTAAAGCCAAGTGGCGCGTTTTACCTGTTCCCTTCAATTGAGAAGTATAAGATGAAATCATTTGATTTTGCGTTAAAACTTGTAGAGGAAGCAGGCGTCGCGGTTGTACCAGGTAGTGCATTCTCTGAGCTAGGAGAAGGGTATGTAAGACTTTCCTATGCCTATGACATGCAAACACTTGAAAAAGCAATGGACCGTATGGAACGTTTTTTGAAAAACTTATAA
- a CDS encoding NCS2 family permease: MENYFDFKKFNTSIKQEVLAGITTFLTMVYIIFVNPAILSAAGIPFEQVFMATIIAAVIGTVTMGLFAKYPIAVAPGMGLNAYFTSVVATQGLTYQAVLGTVFLAGLVIIILSLTNLRKALIEAIPAPLKYGITAGIGLFIAFLGLKMAGIVVPSDATMITLGDLTSPVTALAIGGLFVTLILMAKRVSGALFYGMVLTAIAGYFFNMLSFNGIVDMPPAPQFIHIGDALSGVVTNGLYTVVFAFILVTIFDSTGTLVGVSEQAGFMKDGKLARTKPATLSDAIATTAGAALGTSPSCAYIESSAGVAAGGRTGLTSIVVAGLFLLSMFFSPAISAISSLPAITAPILIIVGCFMMEGLAKIQWRNFDEAFPAFAIILTMPLTSSIATGIAVGFITYPIMKAVNGKWKDVHPLIYVFAVIFLIQMIYFPAH, encoded by the coding sequence TTGGAAAACTATTTTGATTTTAAAAAGTTTAATACGTCAATTAAACAAGAGGTATTAGCGGGGATTACGACTTTCCTTACGATGGTTTATATAATTTTTGTGAATCCGGCTATTCTTTCAGCAGCAGGTATTCCATTTGAACAAGTGTTTATGGCAACAATCATTGCCGCTGTGATCGGGACGGTAACCATGGGACTATTTGCAAAGTATCCAATAGCGGTTGCTCCCGGGATGGGCCTTAATGCATATTTCACAAGTGTTGTAGCTACTCAGGGACTTACCTATCAAGCAGTGTTGGGAACGGTGTTTTTAGCTGGACTAGTTATCATTATTTTAAGTTTGACCAATTTAAGAAAAGCGCTTATTGAAGCGATACCTGCGCCATTAAAGTATGGGATTACAGCGGGTATTGGCTTATTCATAGCGTTTCTTGGATTAAAGATGGCAGGTATTGTAGTTCCGAGTGATGCAACGATGATTACACTTGGAGATCTCACAAGTCCTGTTACGGCGCTTGCTATCGGAGGACTGTTCGTCACCCTCATTCTTATGGCAAAACGGGTATCCGGTGCCCTGTTTTATGGTATGGTTTTGACGGCAATCGCAGGCTATTTCTTTAATATGCTTTCATTTAACGGCATTGTGGATATGCCTCCTGCACCTCAGTTCATCCATATTGGAGATGCACTTAGTGGGGTAGTGACAAACGGTTTATATACTGTGGTATTTGCATTCATTTTAGTTACTATTTTTGATTCTACTGGAACGCTTGTAGGAGTGTCAGAACAAGCTGGATTTATGAAGGATGGCAAATTGGCAAGAACGAAGCCTGCGACACTTTCCGATGCGATAGCAACGACAGCTGGTGCAGCCCTTGGGACAAGTCCTTCTTGTGCTTATATTGAATCTTCTGCCGGGGTTGCTGCGGGTGGCAGAACAGGATTGACTTCTATTGTGGTAGCTGGATTGTTTCTTTTATCGATGTTCTTTTCCCCGGCAATTTCCGCTATATCCAGTTTACCGGCAATCACTGCACCAATATTAATTATTGTGGGATGTTTTATGATGGAAGGTCTTGCAAAGATACAATGGAGAAATTTTGATGAAGCATTCCCTGCTTTCGCCATTATTTTGACAATGCCGTTAACTTCAAGCATCGCAACAGGGATAGCGGTTGGTTTTATTACGTATCCCATCATGAAAGCTGTAAATGGAAAGTGGAAAGATGTTCATCCGCTCATTTACGTATTTGCAGTTATATTCTTAATACAAATGATTTATTTTCCGGCACACTAA
- a CDS encoding Hsp20/alpha crystallin family protein, whose amino-acid sequence MKKKHTNPWETMNDKIDEVLGDKFWKDMLPVMPKRIPLIDIMETEDKGLIIMELPGLKSAEDIQISVRNNQLFIKGSIPYPYPIPRENLLQGERFFGDFQRVVQIPFSFVPEKLTAQYKQGLLTLIFQKNAQDVSVEIDFIE is encoded by the coding sequence ATGAAAAAAAAGCATACAAACCCATGGGAAACAATGAACGATAAAATTGACGAAGTATTGGGAGATAAGTTTTGGAAAGATATGCTTCCTGTCATGCCAAAACGTATCCCTCTTATCGACATCATGGAAACCGAAGACAAAGGACTAATAATAATGGAACTTCCCGGATTGAAATCTGCTGAAGACATCCAAATCTCCGTCAGAAACAATCAATTATTCATTAAAGGCAGCATTCCATACCCCTACCCCATTCCAAGAGAAAACTTACTACAGGGAGAAAGATTTTTCGGTGACTTTCAGCGTGTTGTTCAAATCCCTTTTTCGTTTGTACCAGAGAAATTGACCGCACAATACAAACAAGGTTTACTAACGCTCATATTTCAAAAAAATGCACAAGATGTATCAGTTGAGATAGATTTTATAGAATAA
- a CDS encoding TlpA disulfide reductase family protein, translating to MKLREQMPELTGATEWINEEITMDELKGKATLIHFWSVSCHLCKEAMPEINELRDEYDDDLNVIAVHMPRSEDDLDIGVIRSMAMGHDITQPIFVDSEHKLTEAFENKYVPAYYVFDEEGKLRHFQAGGSGMKMLKKRINRVLGIEEK from the coding sequence ATGAAATTAAGAGAACAAATGCCTGAACTAACAGGCGCAACAGAATGGATCAATGAAGAAATTACAATGGACGAGCTAAAGGGGAAAGCGACCCTTATCCACTTCTGGTCAGTAAGCTGCCACCTTTGTAAGGAAGCAATGCCTGAAATCAATGAACTGCGTGACGAATATGACGACGACTTGAATGTAATCGCAGTACACATGCCACGTTCAGAAGATGACCTTGATATCGGCGTAATTCGTTCCATGGCAATGGGCCACGACATCACACAACCAATTTTTGTAGATAGTGAACATAAACTAACAGAAGCATTCGAAAACAAATACGTACCAGCTTACTATGTATTTGACGAAGAAGGAAAACTCCGCCATTTCCAAGCAGGCGGAAGCGGAATGAAAATGCTAAAAAAACGCATCAACCGCGTTTTAGGCATAGAAGAAAAATAA
- a CDS encoding RNA polymerase sigma factor, producing MHLVEQLKNKEESALKELMTIYGDYLLRTAYLLVKDSHLAEEVVQDTFITAFKKIHQLDEEEKLKSWLTSITVNRCKMQMRKWSFKSILLNFEFAERVTEDEQIEGPEAQLLLDFQNQSLSESIQKLDYKYREVIILYYFNEMKISEIAVLLAIAESTVKTRLKRGRSNLKNIFEKGEDESATQRKTSG from the coding sequence TTGCACCTAGTGGAACAATTAAAAAATAAAGAAGAGTCCGCGCTAAAAGAATTGATGACTATTTATGGAGACTATCTTTTACGAACAGCATATTTACTGGTAAAGGACAGTCATCTAGCTGAAGAAGTGGTACAGGATACTTTCATCACAGCCTTTAAAAAGATTCATCAACTAGATGAAGAAGAAAAACTAAAAAGCTGGCTCACCTCCATTACAGTCAACCGTTGTAAAATGCAAATGCGTAAGTGGAGCTTTAAGAGCATCCTCTTAAACTTTGAATTTGCCGAACGAGTTACAGAGGACGAACAGATAGAAGGTCCTGAGGCGCAATTATTACTTGATTTCCAGAATCAATCTTTAAGTGAATCGATACAAAAGTTGGATTATAAATACAGAGAAGTAATCATTCTTTATTATTTTAACGAGATGAAAATAAGCGAAATTGCTGTGCTGTTAGCTATTGCAGAAAGTACAGTGAAAACAAGGTTAAAACGAGGACGCTCTAATTTAAAGAACATTTTCGAGAAAGGGGAGGATGAAAGTGCAACACAAAGAAAAACTAGCGGTTAA
- a CDS encoding IDEAL domain-containing protein, which yields MNKHFSFQPEQSVSNFKSFDMTREEKVAQIIVDSSVFQFHKNRLMNEIDLALGEGNRQKFKTLSNEYNALLDQFSHLQ from the coding sequence ATGAATAAGCATTTTTCTTTTCAACCTGAACAATCTGTTTCCAACTTCAAAAGCTTTGATATGACCAGAGAGGAGAAAGTCGCTCAAATCATTGTCGACTCTTCTGTCTTTCAATTCCATAAAAACAGGCTGATGAACGAAATAGATCTAGCATTAGGTGAAGGCAACCGTCAAAAATTCAAAACACTATCAAACGAATATAATGCCCTATTAGATCAGTTCTCTCACTTACAGTAA
- a CDS encoding S8 family peptidase, translated as MKKWTKGLSVILIAILAFSLAFGSAQAAASGPSANAKKEYLVGFAKGNKANAQSSKNLITAAGGDIQHTFQYMNVVEVSLPEKAAEALAKNPNIAFVEENAEVQATAQTVPWGIPHIKADKAHASGVTGSGVKVAVLDTGIDANHADLNVKGGASFVSGEPNALQDGNGHGTHVAGTVAALNNSTGVLGVAYNADLYAVKVLSASGSGTLSGIAQGIEWSIANDMDVINMSLGGSTGSTALQQACDNAYASGIVVVAAAGNSGSRGKRNTMGYPARYSSVIAVGAVDSSNNRASFSSVGSELEVMAPGVSILSTTPGNNYSSFNGTSMASPHVAGAAALIKAKYPSMTNVQIREKLKNTATNLGDSFYYGHGVINVESALQ; from the coding sequence TTGAAAAAGTGGACGAAAGGTTTATCGGTCATACTTATCGCAATACTTGCTTTCTCTTTAGCTTTTGGATCTGCACAAGCAGCAGCTTCTGGTCCGAGTGCTAATGCAAAGAAAGAGTACTTAGTGGGATTTGCTAAAGGAAACAAAGCAAATGCTCAGTCTTCCAAAAATTTAATTACAGCTGCTGGTGGCGATATTCAACATACATTCCAGTACATGAATGTAGTGGAAGTGAGCTTGCCTGAAAAAGCGGCTGAAGCATTAGCGAAAAATCCTAACATTGCATTTGTAGAGGAAAACGCAGAAGTTCAAGCTACTGCACAAACAGTTCCTTGGGGAATTCCTCACATTAAAGCAGACAAAGCGCACGCTTCAGGTGTAACAGGAAGTGGAGTGAAAGTTGCGGTCCTTGATACAGGAATTGATGCAAACCATGCGGATTTGAATGTTAAAGGTGGAGCAAGCTTTGTTTCTGGTGAACCAAATGCCCTTCAAGATGGAAACGGGCACGGAACACACGTAGCAGGAACGGTTGCTGCATTGAATAATTCGACAGGAGTGCTTGGTGTAGCTTATAATGCGGATCTTTATGCAGTTAAAGTTCTTAGCGCTTCCGGAAGCGGTACATTAAGTGGAATTGCACAAGGAATTGAGTGGTCCATTGCTAATGATATGGACGTTATCAATATGAGCCTTGGTGGTAGTACCGGTTCCACAGCACTTCAGCAAGCTTGTGACAATGCTTATGCTAGTGGAATTGTAGTGGTTGCGGCTGCTGGAAACTCCGGTTCTAGAGGTAAGAGAAACACAATGGGTTACCCTGCTAGATACAGTTCTGTAATTGCAGTTGGTGCGGTCGACAGCAGTAACAACCGTGCATCTTTCTCAAGTGTTGGAAGTGAGCTTGAAGTAATGGCTCCAGGTGTAAGTATCCTCAGCACGACTCCTGGAAACAACTACTCTTCCTTCAATGGTACGTCTATGGCTTCTCCACATGTTGCAGGAGCAGCTGCACTAATCAAAGCAAAATACCCTAGCATGACGAATGTACAAATTCGTGAAAAACTAAAAAATACTGCCACTAACCTTGGCGATTCGTTCTATTATGGACATGGTGTAATAAACGTGGAAAGTGCTTTGCAATAA
- a CDS encoding S8 family peptidase has translation MNRSLRKLVTLFLAVVMVLSFSFTPSDAGAQGKPLMKEYLIGIKSGPSVAKADKLVSTLGGSVEHQFKHMNVLHITLPEVAAAALEKNPLVEYVEENVEMHTTAQTVPYGVPHIKADVAHAQGVTGSGVKVAVLDTGIDASHEDLNVVGGASFVSEEPDALTDGNGHGTHVAGTIAAVNNNTGVLGVAFDVDLYAVKVLSAGGSGTLAGIAQGIEWAINNDMDVINMSLGGSTGSSTLKQASDNAYNSGIVVVAAAGNSGSFFGLINTIGYPARYDSVIAVGAVDSNNNRASFSSVGSQLEVMAPGVSINSTLPGNQYGELNGTSMASPHVAGAAALLLAQNPDLTNVEVRERLRSTATNLGSSFNYGYGVINLEAALQ, from the coding sequence ATGAATAGGTCTTTAAGAAAATTAGTTACCTTATTTTTAGCCGTAGTTATGGTTCTATCCTTCTCATTTACGCCATCAGATGCAGGTGCACAAGGCAAGCCCTTAATGAAGGAATATCTGATTGGTATAAAAAGTGGTCCGTCTGTAGCCAAAGCGGACAAGCTAGTATCCACTCTCGGCGGTTCGGTGGAGCATCAGTTTAAACATATGAATGTGTTACATATCACGTTGCCGGAAGTGGCTGCCGCAGCACTTGAAAAAAATCCGTTAGTAGAATATGTGGAAGAAAATGTGGAAATGCACACAACAGCACAAACGGTTCCTTATGGGGTACCTCATATTAAAGCGGATGTGGCACATGCACAAGGTGTTACAGGGTCTGGCGTAAAAGTGGCAGTTCTTGATACAGGAATTGATGCAAGCCATGAGGACTTGAATGTAGTAGGCGGGGCAAGTTTTGTTTCCGAAGAACCGGATGCTCTGACAGACGGCAATGGTCATGGTACTCACGTGGCAGGAACCATTGCAGCTGTAAATAATAATACGGGAGTACTTGGTGTCGCTTTTGATGTAGATCTTTATGCGGTAAAAGTATTAAGTGCTGGCGGAAGCGGTACACTTGCAGGCATCGCTCAAGGAATCGAATGGGCAATTAATAATGATATGGATGTTATCAATATGAGTTTAGGTGGCAGCACTGGTTCGAGTACGTTGAAGCAGGCAAGCGACAATGCCTATAACAGTGGTATCGTTGTCGTGGCTGCAGCTGGTAACAGCGGTTCTTTCTTTGGCTTAATAAACACAATCGGATATCCTGCAAGATATGATTCTGTTATTGCGGTTGGTGCCGTAGATTCTAATAATAACCGCGCTTCCTTCTCAAGTGTGGGAAGTCAACTTGAAGTGATGGCTCCTGGAGTTTCCATCAACAGTACATTGCCAGGCAATCAATATGGGGAATTGAATGGAACATCCATGGCATCTCCTCATGTGGCAGGTGCTGCGGCATTATTACTGGCGCAAAATCCAGATCTGACAAATGTAGAAGTTCGTGAAAGGTTACGCAGTACGGCAACCAACTTGGGATCGTCCTTCAATTACGGCTATGGTGTCATTAACCTTGAAGCGGCATTGCAATAA
- the gerPC gene encoding spore germination protein GerPC, translated as MSNNDEMERRIQDLEAKIEQLTTQFNKMNDTKQQVVHYHIKTLEIQNAQIDKLNYHLDSIGIEQLSGTLNIGNNFDAKQQTPIKEPQKNKETNEKNSRSYRPLKKQKNKSEESQHISVTNRKNGLSVKINGKEESG; from the coding sequence ATGTCTAACAATGATGAAATGGAAAGAAGGATTCAAGATTTAGAAGCAAAAATTGAGCAACTTACCACACAATTTAATAAGATGAATGATACAAAACAGCAGGTTGTCCACTATCATATCAAAACATTAGAAATACAAAATGCTCAAATTGATAAACTAAATTATCATCTCGATAGTATCGGTATCGAACAACTTAGCGGTACGTTAAATATAGGGAACAATTTTGACGCTAAACAGCAAACTCCCATAAAGGAACCTCAAAAAAATAAAGAAACTAACGAAAAAAATAGCCGATCCTATCGTCCTTTAAAAAAACAAAAAAATAAAAGCGAGGAAAGCCAGCACATAAGTGTGACAAATAGAAAAAACGGATTATCCGTAAAAATCAATGGGAAGGAGGAGAGTGGATGA
- a CDS encoding ATP-binding protein: protein MIYLIKPLIVNITIIFSLMFNANLFFPFSKRKPLNFKQSTILGLFSAFSATLCMLYPIETLEDTNFDFRMIPIIIVTLYGGWYPGLLCTVIVVMLRYLIGGEYVYVGIAVSILALGIGVLFRSGFLKSANKVLYGVIVISFYYLVYIFILFSTVSFLDINFYIVYFLAFSLTFTALIFTVEKLIIANQQFDETLYLDKLSTVSQMAAAFAHEIRNPITTVRGFIQFINSDTKDENLKQFAPLILDELDRTNKIITNYLTVARPTNFTLSYIDVNKALQDSVELLRPFGSYRNVSIDLNLEGEHYIYSDEQHLKQVLMNIIKNGIEAVDEEQGGYVKIVKKPADERGQVEIIFVDNGIGMSEEQLEKLGLPYYTTKTKGTGLGSMITNRLIHEMKGKIHYESKVHNGTSVTVKLPIVIKN from the coding sequence ATGATTTATCTAATTAAACCGCTAATTGTTAATATAACCATCATCTTTTCATTGATGTTCAATGCGAATTTATTCTTTCCCTTCAGCAAAAGAAAACCCCTGAATTTTAAACAGTCAACCATACTTGGATTGTTTAGTGCATTTTCTGCAACGTTGTGTATGCTTTACCCCATTGAAACACTGGAAGATACTAATTTTGACTTTAGGATGATACCAATCATAATTGTTACGTTGTATGGAGGCTGGTATCCTGGCCTGCTTTGTACAGTTATAGTCGTAATGCTGCGATACTTGATTGGTGGAGAGTATGTTTACGTTGGTATTGCGGTTTCCATTCTTGCTTTAGGAATAGGTGTCTTGTTCCGTTCTGGCTTTCTTAAGAGCGCCAATAAAGTGTTATATGGAGTTATTGTCATATCCTTCTATTATTTGGTATATATTTTCATTTTGTTTAGTACAGTATCTTTTTTAGATATTAATTTTTATATTGTTTATTTTCTTGCATTCAGCTTAACTTTTACGGCTTTGATATTTACGGTAGAAAAATTAATCATTGCTAATCAACAGTTTGATGAAACTTTGTATCTGGATAAACTTTCAACAGTCAGTCAAATGGCAGCAGCATTTGCTCACGAAATCAGAAACCCCATTACAACTGTCAGAGGCTTTATTCAATTTATTAACTCCGACACCAAAGACGAAAATTTAAAGCAATTTGCTCCACTCATTCTTGATGAATTGGATCGGACCAATAAGATTATCACGAATTATCTGACTGTGGCACGGCCGACAAACTTCACTTTATCATATATAGATGTTAATAAAGCCCTGCAAGACTCTGTAGAGTTGCTCAGACCATTCGGGTCATACCGCAATGTTTCCATAGACCTTAACTTAGAGGGGGAGCATTATATCTACAGTGATGAACAACATTTAAAGCAGGTATTAATGAACATCATTAAAAATGGAATTGAGGCAGTGGATGAAGAGCAAGGTGGATATGTGAAAATCGTGAAAAAGCCTGCAGATGAAAGAGGGCAGGTTGAAATCATCTTTGTGGATAATGGAATAGGAATGAGCGAGGAGCAATTAGAGAAACTCGGGTTACCTTATTATACGACAAAAACAAAAGGTACAGGATTAGGAAGCATGATAACAAACAGGTTGATCCATGAAATGAAAGGTAAAATCCATTATGAAAGCAAGGTTCATAACGGCACATCTGTCACAGTTAAATTACCTATTGTTATCAAAAACTAA
- a CDS encoding PadR family transcriptional regulator codes for MAIKLVILGLLMEGDKHPYEIQQVMHDRNMEQYIKMAKGSLYYAVEQLLNKKLIKVKQVVTDQTRPDKTIYSITPDGKEAFQQLLKKQIQAESTHFHPMYTALAFIHLGNENLIREALSARISHTKMQLEMLERVYNQYGIHAPKGSQAIMENAHELCQVELKWLQRLQEDAEEGLFNQEG; via the coding sequence TTGGCAATAAAACTTGTAATACTTGGTCTCCTCATGGAAGGAGACAAGCATCCATACGAAATCCAACAAGTGATGCATGACCGTAACATGGAGCAATATATTAAAATGGCAAAAGGCTCCCTCTACTATGCCGTAGAGCAGCTTCTTAACAAAAAACTTATTAAGGTCAAGCAAGTCGTAACAGACCAGACTCGTCCTGATAAGACCATATATAGCATCACTCCTGATGGAAAAGAAGCTTTTCAACAGTTACTAAAAAAGCAGATACAAGCAGAAAGCACGCACTTTCATCCAATGTACACAGCCCTTGCATTTATACATCTTGGGAATGAAAACCTGATTAGAGAGGCCTTATCTGCGAGAATCTCCCATACAAAAATGCAACTTGAAATGCTGGAAAGAGTATATAATCAATATGGTATCCATGCCCCAAAAGGGTCGCAAGCCATCATGGAAAACGCCCATGAACTCTGCCAAGTAGAATTAAAATGGCTACAAAGACTTCAGGAAGATGCAGAAGAAGGGTTATTTAATCAAGAAGGCTAA
- a CDS encoding MFS transporter yields MANLEPKVQNGSNQEKPKSPWALYFSLPIISWALYDFANTIFSSNIITIFFPFYLQEVIGTNERMDQIASTFLSYANATASFFLVLFSPLFGVMIDRTGKRKKFIIPFTLIAVFSTIFMGVFASLQTSQTMFGLPVSFILVLLLFVVAKFFFHSSLIFYDTMLPDLGTKKELPLISGFGIAVGYMGTLLGLTVYLYVGDSDFHRAFIPTGVLFLLFSLPLFFIFKEKPKEVQEKKSFFSGYKEIYQTFKEMRLYRPVFLFMIAYFFINDAIATAIAMMAIYARAIGGFSATEFILLYLVSTVSSIIGSFIYGYISRSIGSKLAVASVAGLLIVALCFAVFAIDPWMLWLAGSLFGVALGATWVTSRTFIIELTPEGKRGQFFGLFAFSGKVSSIVGPLLYGTITLVLAGYGNLASRTALGSLIILAFIGLIITLRVPYKKEA; encoded by the coding sequence ATGGCAAATTTGGAACCGAAAGTACAAAACGGAAGCAATCAAGAAAAACCAAAATCTCCATGGGCCTTATATTTTTCCCTGCCTATTATTTCTTGGGCTCTTTATGATTTTGCCAATACTATTTTTTCATCCAATATCATTACGATATTTTTCCCTTTTTATTTACAGGAAGTGATAGGGACAAATGAAAGAATGGATCAAATTGCAAGTACATTTCTATCATATGCAAACGCAACGGCCAGTTTTTTTCTGGTTTTGTTTTCTCCTTTATTCGGGGTAATGATTGACCGGACAGGAAAAAGGAAAAAATTCATCATTCCTTTTACCTTAATAGCCGTTTTTTCCACTATCTTCATGGGTGTTTTTGCATCTCTTCAAACTTCCCAAACAATGTTTGGATTACCGGTTAGTTTCATATTAGTGCTCCTATTGTTTGTGGTAGCAAAGTTCTTCTTTCATTCCTCCCTCATCTTTTATGACACGATGCTTCCAGACCTGGGGACTAAAAAGGAATTGCCGTTAATATCAGGGTTTGGTATCGCAGTAGGGTATATGGGGACATTGCTCGGGCTCACGGTATACCTATATGTGGGGGATAGTGATTTTCATCGGGCTTTTATCCCGACCGGAGTACTATTTCTTTTATTTTCTTTGCCTTTGTTCTTCATTTTTAAGGAAAAGCCTAAGGAAGTTCAAGAGAAAAAATCATTTTTCAGTGGCTATAAAGAGATCTATCAGACGTTTAAAGAGATGCGTTTGTATCGACCTGTTTTTCTCTTTATGATTGCGTATTTCTTTATCAATGACGCTATTGCTACGGCGATTGCGATGATGGCTATCTATGCAAGGGCAATCGGAGGCTTTTCAGCAACTGAATTTATATTGCTTTATTTAGTTTCTACTGTTTCGAGTATTATCGGGTCATTTATCTATGGTTATATCTCAAGAAGTATCGGATCAAAACTTGCGGTAGCATCCGTAGCTGGGCTCTTGATAGTGGCATTATGTTTTGCTGTCTTTGCCATCGATCCTTGGATGCTTTGGCTTGCAGGAAGTTTATTTGGAGTCGCTCTTGGTGCAACATGGGTAACGTCCAGAACGTTTATCATAGAGCTGACACCAGAAGGGAAAAGAGGGCAGTTCTTCGGACTCTTTGCCTTTTCCGGTAAAGTTTCCTCCATTGTCGGACCGCTGTTATACGGAACCATCACCTTAGTACTTGCAGGCTACGGAAACCTCGCAAGCCGGACAGCACTTGGCTCCCTAATCATTCTGGCCTTCATCGGCCTAATCATCACCCTGAGAGTACCATACAAAAAAGAAGCGTAA